TATTATGCCACTCAGCTTCGTTCCGAAGACGGTTACGTTGAGTATTCCAACTCTGTCAAGGGCTGAGAGAATTGACGCTATTATCACGAAGTTCCTGAGTAGCTTAGCCGTATCCTCGTTAAATATCCAGACGTACTTTGAGCTCTTCGAGAGGCTAACTATCCACCTGTAGAGGATCTCCGCTATAGCAAAGCCCAGGGCAATTGTCAGGATCGCTGAAGCAAGATCCTTCAGCGAGATGGATATAGCTGGAATGTCCATGCTACCACCTCATCTTAAAGGCTATCTCCTTCCTCTCCCCAACGACTTCAAGTCCCTTCATAGGGGGCTCTCCGGTGTTTATAACATCAACACCCTTGTTTATCCTCACCCTTATTAAGGGATAAAACGCCTTCTCTCTCGAATAGTACATTACATTGAGGAGGGGAAACACTATCCTCTCCACCAGGCCCCACGAGCTCCCACTGTTCTCTATGAGAACCTTAACATTTCCAACTGCCTTTGCCTCGCTCTCGAGCCTTGCCCTCGCATACCTAACTATAACCCCACTTTCGAGGGTTCCGTAGAGCGCATACTTCTCCCTACCAACTGAAAATCTGTCTATCTCAACATCCCCAACCCTCACCGATACCTCAATGGGAACGCTCAAGAAGCCCTCAACCCTCTTTCCAGGAGAAACTGCAACGGGTCTGTCGAGTCTAATCATCATGAGCTTTACGCCGTATCCCTTGGCGGGGGCTGGGAGTATGTTCAGTTCTTCTCCAATAATCTCGACTTCCCTCTCTCCCCTAACGTAGAGGAAGCTTCCATCTTTTCTCTCCACCCTTATCTTCTCATCCCCTAGGTTGACCTCAACTTCTTCCTCGAGCCTGAGCCTTCCGAACATCACTCAAACTTCGTGGGTAGGATTTATTAGGGTTGTTGCCCAAGCTAAGAAGTGTGGGTTGATATCCTAACTTACAGCATTCTGAATCCGCCCAAGTTCCCCAGATTCAGGAGGGCGAGCTTCAGGATAGAGGGTAAAAGGTTAGTCTTCTATGTGAGGCCCAAGGGGGAAGTTTCCTTCAACCTTGAGGCTCTTGAGGGCGTTGAACCTCTTGAGCTTCAGTTTTTTAAGCCTCCAAGGAAGGCTATCAGGCTTAGGTTCTCTGGGGGATTCGAGGTCATCGTTACTGTTGGCAGGAATCCCCTAGCATACGACAGGAGGAATTTGATAAACTTCGTTACCTCCCTTTACTCCTTCCTCCTCAACGGCGCTATTGCCAGGGTTGATGGTGGGGTTGGGGTTCTGAAGGTTGTTGGGGATGAGCTGGCGGTTATAAGGGATGGAAGGGTGGAGAAGATAACTAGGGATAAAAAGGTTGAGGGAGAGGTTAAGGATAGAGTGGAGGAGTTTCTAACCCTCATGGAGTTTCTTAATGAGGGCGAGGAGAGTTAGGAGGAGCATAACCCCCAGCCCGCATGTTGACCTTGGAACTATCTCTTCCTTCGTTAGAACCAGAAGTTCGTTGCTACCGGTTCCTATGACAACTTCCCCATCTCCTACAGCTAAGCTCCTCACGTAGCCCGTTGGAATCTCGTTAACTATCTTTCCGTTCTCTTTGTTTAGAACGTAGAGAGTTCCAACGCTGTAAACAGTCTCGTTCTTTGTCTTGAACTCTCCAGTCCCTACTAGAAGCTTTCCGTTGAACTCTTTAATTACCTTCGCCCTGTAAGGTAGAGGAACCTCCCAGAGAACCTTTCCGCTCTTTAGGTCAACGGCGGCCACCTTCTTATAGCCGGCCACGTATGCTTTTTCCCCGTCAATTGTTATGTCCTCAACGTAGAAGAGGGTGACGTTGAGCTTTACGTTGCCATCGGCATCTATAACGTAGAGGTGGCCAGTGTTGTTGTAGCCAGTTCCAACTACTGCCATTCCATTCCAGACCTCCAAATCTCGAACCCACTCCTCAAGGTTGACCTTCCATAAGATCTTCCCGTTCTTTGATATTCCGTAGAGGCTTCCGAACCTTAACTTTCCGGCGAAGCCTGAGGGATAACCTGTTCCTACGTAAACTATATCGCCAACCCTAACCCTGTCCGCCATTTCCGTTAAGTTTACCGACCACACCTTCTCCATCGTGTTGAGGTTAACCTTTGCAACTTCTCCTCTGCTGTAATTTATGAAAACATCACCGCTGGCGAGGTAGGCGTAGTTCCCATCTATGACGAAATCGTATAGTTTATACTTCGTGAGAAATCTGCCCGTATAGTTTCCACTTGAATTAACCTTCAGTAATCCTCCCATGCTTCCCATCAGAAGATAATCCTTCCAAGTCGAGAGCTTGGTTACGAAGCCTGAATCTATTTCCCAAAGCCTTGTTCCATTGGCTGAGAACGCTCCCGTTGTTCCAAGGTAATAAACCGCTATCATTCCCGAGGAGTTCGCTAGCATTCTGTAGGAGCAGGAGGCGTAGATTGTTGAGTTTTCGATTGCGACGGCCTCTATGCTTTTCTGGTATTTTACATTCTCGCATAGCGTTCCTTTCCAAGCTAAAACCGGGGTGACTAGGAGGAGTATCATTAACAACACGATCTTTTTCATCCTGACCACCTCTAGATTTTTATCATCTCCTCGTTTGAGTAAACGATGATTCTTTTTCCTCTTTCGGAAAAGTCCATCACTTTCTTCAGGGGAGTTTTTATCCCCTTAACCTCTATGTAGGCTTCGTATTTGCCCTTAAATTCTTCCACCTTAACCTCCCTTGGCCCAGACTTTGGGATCACTATTATCTTTCCATTTTCAACTCTGAACTCAGTGTTGACGGGAACGTTCACCTTTACCACGGTAACAACATCTTTTGTCCTTCCGTAGGCCAGTAAGTAGAAGCTTAGGGCTAAGATCAATATTAGGACTGGATAGTATTCTCCTGGAATTTGAGTTAGCCTTGGAACACGCTCTTTAAAAATATCAAAGACTAAAACACCGATCCCTATTGGAATTAAAGAGTATAAAAATCCTATAGAAGAGTCTTCCCACTTCAGACCGGCATCCTCGTACTTGGAGTAAATGTCAACGATGAAGGCTACCATCAGAAGGAGCACGCTGGTTATCACTTTAGTTCCCCACTCCTCCTCTGGAAGGAACGCTTGAAATATGCTAACTATTGTGGGGAAGTTTTCTCTCATTATTGGACTGTTTAGGAGCCAGAGAAATGAGTTCAGCATAAAAAGGGTTGAGGCCAAACTTTGGAGGGACTTTTCGGAGAGAGCAAAGCCTACGGCGAGGAGAATCGTAAGGAGCAGGAAGAACTCATCGGTGCTTAGAGGTATTCCGAGTATTTGGAGGCCGAGCCCTATTAAGTTTTCAACTTCCCTCACGCTTTTAACGATGTTCACTATCTCGTAGAGGAAGTAAAACCCCAACGCAACCCTAACGAGCTTCATCATGCACTCCTCACCACCCTTATCAGCGCTTTCCTGGCGTCCTCCTTGGAAACATCCCAAAGAATTGCCGGAATGCCGATTTCCTTGTGGATAGCCCTTTTCTTAACGTTGATCAAGGGCCTTAGGTTCTCTTCAAACTTTCCATAGATTGAAACGTCAACTATCATGGCCTTCCTGTATTTGATGTTTTTAAGCTCTCTAGCTTTTTCCTCGTCGACGTTCGTTATTATAATAACCGTTGGGGAGAACCTAGTTAGGACGCTCTTAGCCTTCTTAAACGCCTCCTCAAATGTCTCATCTGTGGTTTTGACGGCCCCGAGAAGGGCCTTCAGTATAGTTTCCCTGTGTGAGGAGGAGGATGAGGGTGTCACAATCTTTTCCTGGCCGACCACGTAGAGGCCGACGTTGTTGCCTATGGATAAGTGGAATTCTGCCAGTGCATAGGCGAGGGTTATTGCATATTCGAGCGGGTTCTCAACGTAGCTTCCAACTTCTTCTATCCTTGCATCTAGGAATATCATCACACTCCTCTTACCCTCTCTCTCGAACTCATTGACGAGTAGCTTCCCACTCCTAGCGGTGGCCTTCCAATTTATGAACTTGAATGGGTCTCCCGGGGAGTACTCCCTTATCTCCTTGAAGTCGGTTGTTATTGATCCAGTCAACGAGTATAGGGTGACGGGGAATCCCTTGGTGAGTATTCTTCTTAGTCTAGCACTTCTGCCGACTTGTAGTGGAGGTAACACTAAGACCTCTACCTCCTCTCCCTCAAGGCTCCACCTCATTGGATGAACCCTTAGGAAGTGGAAGGAGAGAACTTCAACCCCTTTAAGCGTGAACTTTCCCCTCTTTAGGGGCTTAAGCCTATAGAATATCTCAACTTCTCTCTTTAAAGGGTGGATAAAGGAGAACTTTGAGGTTGATCCAGCCACCTTGAAGGGAGCAGGGACAAGGTCTCTCACGAAAACGGGGCCGATTCCATTGAACTTAATCTTAACCCTTACTTCAACTTCCTCTCCAATTCTAATCCTCACCTTCTTGATCTCTCTTCTAACATCAACAACTTGAGGTGATGGAATGAGAAAGGCTATTATCAAAACGGTGAGAGGAATAAGGGCTATCTCAGCTGGAGTTCCAAATAGGAGGGCCATCAGTATGAACCACAGGAAGAGGGATATAAAGAAATGGGCCCCTTTCATGGTTAATACCTCAGATTCTTCGGGACTGGAACCTTTTCCAGTGCCTCCTTAACAATCTCAACCTCTATTCCCTTCTCTAGGGAGTACTCGGGCTTCAGCACCAGCCTGTGGGCTAGGGCTTCAATGGCATACTCCTTCACGTCGTCCGGAATTACGTAATTTCTGCCTTCTATGTATGCATTAGCCTTGGCCAGCTTCATTAAGGCCAGCCCTCCCCTTGGGCTCGGGCCCGCCTCAACCCTTTCATCCTCCCTTATTGCCCTCACTATCCTAACTATGTACCTAAGGACATCCTCGTGGATCCTAACATTGTTCTCCACCTCATCTTGCATCTTTATGAACTCCTCCCTGCTTATTACCGCATTCAAATCAACCGTGGGATCATCCTTCCTCCACCTCAGCCTGGCCTTTAGTATCTCAACTTCCTCATCCTCGCTCTTTGGGTAGCCTATACTCATCCTAACCAAGAACCTATCAAGCTGAGCCTCTGGGAGGGGATACGTTCCCTCGAACTCCAGTGGATTCTGGGTCGCAAGAACGAAGAACGGCCTTTCCAGCTTGAAGGTTTCCCCCTCTATGGTTACTTGCCTCTCCTCCATGGCCTCCAATAATGCTGATTGTGTCTTTGGAGGAGCCCTGTTTATCTCATCGGCGAGCAGAACGTTTGTAAATATCGGTCCTTTCACCACCTCAAATATTCCCTTTTCCTGTCTCCACACTTTAGTCCCGATGATGTCAGAGGGTAGAAGATCTGGAGTGAACTGAACCCTCCTGTACTCTAGTCCCAGAACCCTCGCGAATGCCTTGGCAAGCAGAGTTTTGCCGAGTCCAGGGTTGTCCTCAAATAAAACGTTTCCATTGGCTAGTGCCGCCGCGAGAACCTTCTTAACCACATCCTCATGACCAACGAATGCTAGCCCTATCTCTTCAATTATGGTCTTGATCTTTTCATGCATACCTATCAAGCCTCCTCATGACTTCATCAACTATTTTCTTCCTCTTTTCAACTTCTCTCTTTTCCATTCTATTTATCCACCACTTTGGAGCAAATATTGAGTATCTTTTCTTGCTGTAGTTTACTATGGGGCCTATAATCTCCTCAAGAGCCTCCTCTCCGATTCCGGCTTTTGCCGCGTTCAAGGCTATGTAAGCTATTATCCTCTCCTTTCTGCCCTCGAGAACAAAAGATTTTAGGATGTCTTCGGCTCTCTCTATAAACTCATCCTTAGCAAGCTCTTCTAGTTCGCTCTTGACTTCTTTGGGGATTCCCTCTATGTCTTTCCTTTGAGATGGAATTTGGGAGGCAACGTAAGCTGAGAATCCAAGTGCCAGGATGAGTGATGAGATCCTAATTAGGAACTCAACCAGTGGTGGAATACCGGGGATTGTTATGAAGTAAATTCCGAGAAGTAACCCGATGAGAGATATTCCAACGGCGTTTTGTCTGAACACTTCTCCTCCCAAGATGTTGAACGCTTCTAGGGTGGCGAGGCTATACCCAACTAACGTGAAAGTTGCACCAAGCTTGAGCATTGGAGAAAGCTGGGGTAAGAATGCAGAAAGATAGTAGAGGACTAGGGCTATGCCAGCCCCCCTAACGAGAAACGCAATTCTCTCTGGGAGCTTTGGGGATATGAAGGAGAGGATTGCTCCTAAGGCTAGCAAGGACACTTCCGTTCTGGGAAGGGGAAGAGGAGAGAAGTAGAAGAAAAATGGAACTCCGAGAGACGATATAAGGGCTTTCACATGCTTCTTGCCAGTTATTAGCATGGTGACTTCTCCAGCAATTAGAAAGGCTACTATCCACAGGGTGCCTGTTTTAAATTCGCCTATGATTTCAATTTTTGGGAAAGTGTACGCTACTATTGCACCTACAATTGAATATATGATTATGTTTTGAAGGCTATTCTTTACTCTCCCCTCCACGAGAGCACCTCCCACTAATGTCTCTCAGAAATTCTAGGAACTCGGAATTCTTTATTCCCTCCAAGCTGTACCTAGCCTTTTCAAATATCTCAACTATCCTATTCACTCCAAACAGCTCCCTTGCAGTCTTGTTGGGCCTTCCATCTAAGCATTCGTTGAATATCTTAACAGCGACTTTGCTGGGATCTTCAAAGACGTAAACGTTAATCCGTGAGCTGAATATCATTTTCTTCGCAGAGATTTCATGCTTTCCAGGTGGGAGTTTTAGCCTAAACTCCTTTCCCTTGCCAACATCTTTTCCGTCAACACTTAGGCTTGCCCTTTTATTCACATTCACGAGAATTTCCTCTTGATTATAATATACTGGTGGATCCCTGTCGAGGGATATCTTCGGGGTCAGCAACATTGACGCAACTTTAAAGGAGCCTAAGCTGAGAGCTAGGCTAAGTATTATGGTTAGGGCATAAACATATGGAGGACGGGAATAGACCTTGACGGTTATATCTTCAATTCTGAAATGATCATAAACTGGATACATAATGTAACCTTCGTATTTCCCCTTTTCCTTCGGAGCAAGAACAGTGAATGAAGAAACTCCCCTTTCATTAGTTCTATTAATTAGCACTTTCCCAAACACCATGAGAGTCACTGGAACGTTCTTCACGGGAGTTCCATTCGAGTACCTTAAGAATACGGTTATTTCACCCTCCTTACCCGCCACCATTCCGAGGCCCTCAACTTTGGCAATTACATCCTGTCTTACCCAAATGCTACCTTTGGCAAGGGACGTTCCATTGTACTTGAGAGTGAAGTTATAAAGGCCGTTCATGCTTTCATCGGCCTTTAACTTTATTGAAAACTTGCCTGGCTTTATAGTCCTATACCCAAAATCTCCCTCAAGAACTATCTTCCCCTCCTGAATTCCGAGAATTGTCCCGTTTATGTAAAATTCCCGGCCTGCAAAAACCTCCCTGGGGTACCTTAAGCTCACGCTGACCGAGATTATTAAAAGGGATTTAGTGGTTCCCTCAACCCATTCGTTTCCTTCATAAACTAATGTTATATTGTGCCTCCCTGGGTTTGGAAGGATCAAGTTAAGGAAAAATGAGCCATCCTCTTTCGTTATGACCGTTGAGTACTCCCTTCCGTCTACCAGCACTTTTATCGGCTCACTCTTCAGTACTACACCATTGGCAGTTCCGAGGAATCCAGAAATCCTGGCAACTCTTCCTACAACAAGCTTCTGTTGTGACTGAATGTATATCTCTGCCTTATCGACTATCTTTATGGTGGGATCGCTCGTTGAGGGGTAGTATATGTCGTATCCCCTATAAACCGCCACAACGTGGAACTCTCCTACAATCCTTGGAGCCTTGCATTTGATAGAGAACCTTCCATCGGTGACGTTGCCCCTTCCGATTATAACCCCTTTCTCGTTCTTGTTTCTTCTAAGCTCAATGACAACCTCCCCAGCTGGAACTGGCAACCCTTCTTGCGTTTTTACGGTTCCCTCAACTACGAACGCCTCCCCTGGAGTTACGGTATCGGGAAGGCTTAGAATGTCGGTTTTGGTTCTGTAGGCTACGGTTACGAGAAGAGTAAGAGGAACTTCTCCTTTGGCACACTTTGCAAGCAGGTTTATTTTATAATGCCCCACATCGACCCCTTCAACCCTTACCGTTTTGTTGATTATCTTTACAGGGAGAGGAGATGATTCTACCTCAACTTTGACCGGTTGGTTGGAGATTATCCTAGCCTCTCCAGAATTTCCTACTGGGATTACCAGTGTCCTTGGATTTAACGAAACTATGCACAGTTCCTTGCTCTCGTTCGTAGGTATAGGAAGTTGAGGGCTTTCACTCCCAGTAGAAGGGATGTTGAGGTGTTGGGGAGGTGTTGCATCAAAAATTACCCACCCAACATCCTTAAAATAGACCTCGGCCCAGGCATGGGCCTGGTTTAGCCTAACTTCTTGCTTTCCCTGCCTTGGCTCAACATGAAAGCCGGTAACCAGCCTAGCTGGGATCCCATTGAGTCTAGCCAAGATGACAAACGCTGTGTTGAAGTCAAGACACACTCCCTTCCTTGAGTAGAAGAGGAACCACGTGACCGGATCTATTCCAGGGGGGGCTGGAGGAGCGTTTAGGTCGTACTCATAGTTCTTTTTCAGGTACTCCTCTATTGCCTTCGCCTTTTCAAATGGGCTCTCCTTTCCCTCTGTTATGTTGAGGGCAAGTTCCTTCACCCTCTCATCCAGCTTTGGGACTTGGAGATACTTTTCGATTTTCTCAACGCTCGCATTTTTAAGAACATCTTCAGGAAATCCGTATTTAATAACACTAAACTCGTACTCCTTTACTGGATAATCCTTAGGCCTGAAAAGATTGTACTCAGGATTATAAAGGAAGGGTATTGAAACTCTCTCAGTATAGAGGGCCGTGTAAAGATTGCCTGCCACTAAGGGTTTCAACATCTTCACCCTAACGAGGTCCCTAGAAACGTTGTGGGGAACAAGAGGAACGTTTATCATTGGAGGAACTGGAGCA
This is a stretch of genomic DNA from Pyrococcus sp. ST04. It encodes these proteins:
- a CDS encoding DUF432 domain-containing protein, which encodes MFGRLRLEEEVEVNLGDEKIRVERKDGSFLYVRGEREVEIIGEELNILPAPAKGYGVKLMMIRLDRPVAVSPGKRVEGFLSVPIEVSVRVGDVEIDRFSVGREKYALYGTLESGVIVRYARARLESEAKAVGNVKVLIENSGSSWGLVERIVFPLLNVMYYSREKAFYPLIRVRINKGVDVINTGEPPMKGLEVVGERKEIAFKMRW
- a CDS encoding PQQ-binding-like beta-propeller repeat protein, whose product is MKKIVLLMILLLVTPVLAWKGTLCENVKYQKSIEAVAIENSTIYASCSYRMLANSSGMIAVYYLGTTGAFSANGTRLWEIDSGFVTKLSTWKDYLLMGSMGGLLKVNSSGNYTGRFLTKYKLYDFVIDGNYAYLASGDVFINYSRGEVAKVNLNTMEKVWSVNLTEMADRVRVGDIVYVGTGYPSGFAGKLRFGSLYGISKNGKILWKVNLEEWVRDLEVWNGMAVVGTGYNNTGHLYVIDADGNVKLNVTLFYVEDITIDGEKAYVAGYKKVAAVDLKSGKVLWEVPLPYRAKVIKEFNGKLLVGTGEFKTKNETVYSVGTLYVLNKENGKIVNEIPTGYVRSLAVGDGEVVIGTGSNELLVLTKEEIVPRSTCGLGVMLLLTLLALIKKLHEG
- a CDS encoding DUF58 domain-containing protein; this translates as MKGAHFFISLFLWFILMALLFGTPAEIALIPLTVLIIAFLIPSPQVVDVRREIKKVRIRIGEEVEVRVKIKFNGIGPVFVRDLVPAPFKVAGSTSKFSFIHPLKREVEIFYRLKPLKRGKFTLKGVEVLSFHFLRVHPMRWSLEGEEVEVLVLPPLQVGRSARLRRILTKGFPVTLYSLTGSITTDFKEIREYSPGDPFKFINWKATARSGKLLVNEFEREGKRSVMIFLDARIEEVGSYVENPLEYAITLAYALAEFHLSIGNNVGLYVVGQEKIVTPSSSSSHRETILKALLGAVKTTDETFEEAFKKAKSVLTRFSPTVIIITNVDEEKARELKNIKYRKAMIVDVSIYGKFEENLRPLINVKKRAIHKEIGIPAILWDVSKEDARKALIRVVRSA
- a CDS encoding MoxR family ATPase, which encodes MHEKIKTIIEEIGLAFVGHEDVVKKVLAAALANGNVLFEDNPGLGKTLLAKAFARVLGLEYRRVQFTPDLLPSDIIGTKVWRQEKGIFEVVKGPIFTNVLLADEINRAPPKTQSALLEAMEERQVTIEGETFKLERPFFVLATQNPLEFEGTYPLPEAQLDRFLVRMSIGYPKSEDEEVEILKARLRWRKDDPTVDLNAVISREEFIKMQDEVENNVRIHEDVLRYIVRIVRAIREDERVEAGPSPRGGLALMKLAKANAYIEGRNYVIPDDVKEYAIEALAHRLVLKPEYSLEKGIEVEIVKEALEKVPVPKNLRY
- a CDS encoding transglutaminase domain-containing protein, which translates into the protein MMRNVIAAVILAIIGFMLISSATPLITSLKPPVKISQTNFQATPKSLDLRENLYRAQNTGNTTVMIVWEERGNVEYLRSNVYSTYMDGKWVSDEEGFAPVPPMINVPLVPHNVSRDLVRVKMLKPLVAGNLYTALYTERVSIPFLYNPEYNLFRPKDYPVKEYEFSVIKYGFPEDVLKNASVEKIEKYLQVPKLDERVKELALNITEGKESPFEKAKAIEEYLKKNYEYDLNAPPAPPGIDPVTWFLFYSRKGVCLDFNTAFVILARLNGIPARLVTGFHVEPRQGKQEVRLNQAHAWAEVYFKDVGWVIFDATPPQHLNIPSTGSESPQLPIPTNESKELCIVSLNPRTLVIPVGNSGEARIISNQPVKVEVESSPLPVKIINKTVRVEGVDVGHYKINLLAKCAKGEVPLTLLVTVAYRTKTDILSLPDTVTPGEAFVVEGTVKTQEGLPVPAGEVVIELRRNKNEKGVIIGRGNVTDGRFSIKCKAPRIVGEFHVVAVYRGYDIYYPSTSDPTIKIVDKAEIYIQSQQKLVVGRVARISGFLGTANGVVLKSEPIKVLVDGREYSTVITKEDGSFFLNLILPNPGRHNITLVYEGNEWVEGTTKSLLIISVSVSLRYPREVFAGREFYINGTILGIQEGKIVLEGDFGYRTIKPGKFSIKLKADESMNGLYNFTLKYNGTSLAKGSIWVRQDVIAKVEGLGMVAGKEGEITVFLRYSNGTPVKNVPVTLMVFGKVLINRTNERGVSSFTVLAPKEKGKYEGYIMYPVYDHFRIEDITVKVYSRPPYVYALTIILSLALSLGSFKVASMLLTPKISLDRDPPVYYNQEEILVNVNKRASLSVDGKDVGKGKEFRLKLPPGKHEISAKKMIFSSRINVYVFEDPSKVAVKIFNECLDGRPNKTARELFGVNRIVEIFEKARYSLEGIKNSEFLEFLRDISGRCSRGGESKE